The Anabaena sp. WA102 genome contains a region encoding:
- a CDS encoding DUF3386 domain-containing protein, with the protein MTVTQISAQELFQAAYQNRYTWDENFPGYTADITYKYDDQVIKGQVRIDANMKAEVLNVEDEAAKKAIHGQAWEIAVHRVRRAFEQTHGANTFRYGSTDATGAVELFVGGKSEGDKYKVRNNEVCHVHRLIHGTFVTIDTFSSHDTGEGYLSHTYNSVYHDPETGAQKGGKSDFTDEYEKVGNYYILNRREIRTEIAERISIQDFIFSNIELLG; encoded by the coding sequence ATGACAGTTACTCAAATCTCAGCCCAAGAACTTTTTCAGGCTGCCTATCAAAACCGTTATACTTGGGATGAAAATTTCCCTGGCTATACCGCAGATATTACTTATAAGTATGATGACCAAGTGATCAAAGGTCAAGTGCGGATTGATGCCAATATGAAGGCAGAAGTTCTGAATGTGGAAGACGAAGCTGCTAAAAAAGCCATTCACGGACAAGCTTGGGAAATCGCCGTTCACCGCGTCCGTCGGGCGTTTGAACAAACTCACGGCGCAAATACTTTTAGATATGGTAGCACTGACGCAACCGGTGCAGTAGAACTTTTTGTTGGTGGAAAGTCGGAAGGAGATAAGTACAAAGTGCGTAACAATGAAGTTTGCCACGTTCACCGTTTAATTCACGGTACTTTTGTGACTATTGACACTTTCAGCAGTCACGATACTGGAGAAGGATATCTTTCTCACACCTACAATTCTGTTTATCATGACCCCGAAACTGGCGCTCAAAAGGGCGGTAAAAGCGATTTTACTGATGAATATGAAAAGGTAGGAAATTACTACATTCTCAACCGTCGGGAAATCCGCACGGAAATCGCAGAACGTATTTCTATTCAAGATTTCATCTTTTCTAACATTGAGTTGTTAGGTTAG
- a CDS encoding MAE_28990/MAE_18760 family HEPN-like nuclease produces MQTVILDFNTRVEEVNKYFNFLKELTAENTKLTVLEENGDQTVKPIDPELVITLKANGFLLLYNLVESTMRNAIEAIFEELKSRRVSFDSVRIEVKKIVLYNFKNRSPDDVHSRITDISTDIIKAGFNRRKLFSGNVNRDKIAKTAREYGFSCHTDYTKTKHGENLDAVMEKRNDLAHGNKSFASVGRTVTIGDIVQIKDEVVEYLRQILINIENYLDNQEYLHSDNR; encoded by the coding sequence ATGCAAACGGTGATTTTAGACTTCAATACCCGTGTTGAAGAGGTGAATAAATACTTCAACTTTCTGAAAGAATTAACTGCGGAAAATACTAAGTTAACAGTATTAGAAGAGAACGGAGATCAGACAGTTAAGCCTATTGATCCTGAACTAGTAATAACTCTCAAAGCTAATGGTTTTTTACTTCTCTATAATTTAGTAGAATCAACTATGCGTAATGCTATAGAAGCTATTTTTGAGGAGCTAAAGAGCAGGAGAGTTTCTTTTGATTCTGTTAGAATCGAAGTTAAGAAGATAGTGCTTTATAATTTTAAGAATCGATCTCCTGATGATGTTCATTCTAGAATAACGGATATTTCTACTGATATTATTAAAGCAGGGTTTAATAGGAGAAAATTATTTTCAGGTAATGTTAATAGAGATAAAATTGCAAAAACAGCAAGGGAATATGGATTTTCTTGCCATACTGACTATACTAAAACAAAGCATGGTGAAAATTTAGATGCTGTTATGGAAAAAAGGAATGATTTAGCACATGGTAATAAATCATTTGCAAGTGTTGGTAGAACTGTGACAATTGGAGATATTGTACAGATTAAAGACGAAGTGGTAGAATATCTTAGACAGATATTGATAAACATTGAAAATTATTTAGATAACCAAGAGTATTTACATTCGGACAATAGATAA
- a CDS encoding DUF262 domain-containing protein: MAKPKNIPPEIEITDEQKQAAEMEIREKQKVVDYDTKEYPVEVLVKKYTEGLEDDTSELYIPDYQRHMIWEEARQSKFIESIMLELPIPYIFVADLRPKDYDIDDLARLEIVDGTQRIRTLRRFINNELKLSGLEKLTQLNNFKFKDLPLARQRRFNRANLRMIVLTDKADEETRRDLFERINTGSVPLNDMEIRRGVSPGPFVKILEELAKYPKFDQLCPLSDAAKLKREREEFVLRFFAYLNNYKNFGHRVDLFLDEYLKEHNNNEINKEEMKNEFYRMLDFVEKYIPNGFTKGTGHVRTPRIRFEAISVGVALALRENSDLVPKSMKWLDSQEFKTHTTSDSSNSKPKVIARIEYVRDQILK, translated from the coding sequence ATGGCAAAACCAAAAAATATACCGCCAGAAATAGAAATTACTGATGAGCAAAAACAAGCTGCGGAAATGGAAATTCGGGAAAAACAGAAAGTAGTTGACTATGACACCAAAGAATACCCAGTAGAGGTACTAGTCAAGAAATATACAGAGGGATTAGAGGATGACACCAGTGAGTTGTATATACCAGACTATCAACGACACATGATTTGGGAAGAAGCTCGACAGTCAAAGTTTATTGAATCTATTATGCTAGAACTCCCAATTCCATATATCTTTGTTGCTGATTTGCGACCGAAAGATTATGATATTGATGATTTAGCTCGGCTAGAAATTGTTGATGGTACTCAACGTATTCGTACTTTACGTAGATTTATTAATAATGAGCTAAAGCTATCTGGACTAGAAAAATTGACACAACTCAATAACTTCAAATTCAAAGATTTACCCCTTGCAAGACAAAGACGCTTCAATCGAGCTAATCTTCGCATGATTGTATTGACTGATAAAGCCGATGAAGAAACACGGAGAGACTTATTTGAACGCATCAACACAGGTAGTGTGCCATTGAATGACATGGAGATACGTAGAGGTGTATCCCCTGGTCCGTTTGTTAAAATTCTTGAAGAATTAGCTAAATATCCTAAATTCGATCAACTATGCCCATTATCAGATGCTGCTAAACTTAAACGAGAACGAGAGGAATTTGTGTTACGTTTTTTTGCATATCTAAATAATTATAAGAATTTTGGTCATCGAGTTGATCTGTTTCTGGATGAATATCTAAAAGAACATAATAACAATGAAATAAACAAAGAGGAAATGAAAAATGAATTTTATAGAATGTTAGATTTTGTCGAAAAATATATACCAAATGGATTTACCAAGGGAACAGGTCATGTCAGAACACCAAGAATTAGATTTGAAGCTATTTCTGTAGGTGTTGCACTTGCTTTGAGAGAGAACAGTGATTTGGTACCAAAATCAATGAAATGGTTAGATTCACAAGAGTTTAAAACACATACTACCTCGGACTCAAGTAATTCCAAACCTAAAGTAATTGCTCGTATTGAATATGTTCGTGATCAAATTTTGAAATAA
- a CDS encoding Uma2 family endonuclease: protein MMITQELECKENISQDVIFPPSDLYSDEPTVETELHLEQIMLLIKCLKWLWKDRNDFYAAGNLTIYYSPNQKKSEYFRGPDFFVVLGTERKTRKSWVVWEEDGKYPNFILEILSPTTANTDREYKKELYQNTFRTPDYFWFDPYTLEFAGFHLVDGEYQPLEQNQQGHLWSRQLGLYLGIYQGLLRYFTPAGELVPTPEETAEQETKRAEKEARKSERLAAKLRELNIDPDTI from the coding sequence ATGATGATTACTCAAGAATTAGAATGTAAAGAAAACATCTCCCAAGATGTAATATTTCCCCCAAGTGATTTATATAGTGATGAACCAACTGTGGAAACAGAACTACATCTAGAGCAAATTATGCTCTTAATTAAATGTCTCAAATGGTTATGGAAAGATAGAAATGATTTCTATGCTGCGGGAAATCTCACCATTTACTATAGTCCTAATCAGAAAAAATCTGAATATTTCCGAGGTCCAGATTTCTTTGTTGTCTTGGGAACAGAACGCAAAACCCGGAAAAGTTGGGTTGTTTGGGAAGAAGATGGTAAATATCCTAATTTCATTTTAGAAATTCTCTCACCAACTACAGCTAATACAGATAGAGAATATAAAAAAGAACTTTATCAAAATACTTTTCGCACACCGGATTACTTTTGGTTCGACCCTTATACACTAGAATTTGCAGGTTTTCATTTAGTAGACGGAGAATATCAACCTTTAGAACAAAATCAGCAAGGACATTTGTGGAGTCGTCAGCTAGGTTTATATTTAGGAATTTATCAAGGACTATTACGGTATTTTACCCCAGCAGGAGAGCTAGTTCCCACACCTGAAGAAACCGCAGAACAGGAAACTAAAAGAGCAGAAAAAGAAGCGAGAAAATCAGAACGTTTAGCAGCAAAACTGCGGGAATTAAATATAGATCCTGATACAATTTAA
- a CDS encoding Uma2 family endonuclease, giving the protein MMITQELECKENIFPDVIFPPSDLYSDEPPVETELHLRQIILLFKCLEWLWKGRTDFYAAGNLTIYYSPNQKKSQFFRGPDFFVVLETERKTRKSWVVWEEDGKYPNFILEILSPSTANTDREYKKELYQNTFRTPDYFWFDPYTLEFAGFHLVDNKYQPLEPNEKGHLWSQQLGLYLGINQGLLRYFTPAGELVPTPEETAEEETKKTAIQMQRAEIEAQRAKIETQRAEWEARRAERLAAKLRELNIDPDTI; this is encoded by the coding sequence ATGATGATTACTCAAGAATTAGAATGCAAAGAAAACATCTTCCCAGATGTAATATTTCCTCCTAGTGATTTATATAGTGATGAACCTCCCGTGGAAACAGAACTACATCTACGACAAATAATTTTACTTTTCAAATGTTTAGAATGGTTATGGAAAGGTAGAACAGATTTCTATGCTGCGGGAAATTTGACTATTTACTATAGTCCTAATCAAAAAAAATCACAATTTTTCCGAGGTCCTGATTTTTTCGTCGTCTTGGAAACTGAACGCAAAACTCGGAAAAGTTGGGTAGTGTGGGAAGAAGATGGTAAATATCCTAATTTCATTTTAGAAATTCTTTCACCAAGTACAGCTAATACTGATAGAGAATACAAAAAAGAACTTTATCAAAATACTTTCCGCACACCGGATTACTTTTGGTTTGACCCTTATACACTAGAATTTGCAGGTTTTCATTTAGTAGATAATAAATATCAACCTTTAGAACCCAATGAAAAAGGACATTTATGGAGTCAACAGTTAGGTTTATACTTAGGAATTAACCAAGGACTATTAAGGTATTTTACCCCAGCAGGAGAGTTAGTTCCTACACCGGAAGAAACCGCAGAAGAGGAGACTAAAAAAACAGCAATACAAATGCAAAGAGCCGAAATAGAAGCCCAAAGAGCAAAAATAGAAACCCAAAGAGCCGAATGGGAAGCTAGAAGAGCAGAACGTTTAGCCGCAAAATTGCGAGAATTAAATATTGATCCAGATACAATTTAA
- the rlmN gene encoding 23S rRNA (adenine(2503)-C(2))-methyltransferase RlmN — translation MSATPFVSQLDSPNSTKSELLPPLLGASVTELTAWVQQQGQPGYRGKQLHDWIYNKSVRSLADISVFPKNWRLEVADIPIGRSSLHYRSVAPDDTVKYLLKLTDGEIVETVGIPSDKRLTVCVSTQVGCPMACDFCATGKGGYKRNLTRAEIVDQVLTVQEDFQERVSNVVFMGMGEPLLNTENVISAIKSINQDMGIGARSLTLSTVGIRDRILQVAAHQLQITLAVSLHAPNQALREQLIPSAKPYPIEDLLAECREYVEITGRRVTFEYILLAGVNDLPEHALELSKRLRGFQSHVNLIPYNPIEEVDYKRPTRDRIEAFVNVLQQQNTAVSVRYSRGLEADAACGQLRTTKR, via the coding sequence ATGTCTGCTACGCCGTTTGTATCTCAGCTAGATTCTCCTAACTCCACTAAATCTGAACTTCTTCCCCCTCTCCTTGGTGCTTCCGTGACGGAGTTAACTGCTTGGGTACAGCAGCAGGGACAACCCGGTTATCGGGGTAAGCAATTGCATGATTGGATCTATAATAAGAGTGTGCGATCGCTCGCTGATATTTCTGTATTTCCGAAAAATTGGCGTTTGGAAGTTGCAGATATTCCCATAGGTCGTTCTTCTCTACATTACCGTTCTGTTGCCCCCGATGATACCGTCAAATATCTCCTCAAATTGACTGACGGGGAAATTGTGGAAACGGTAGGTATTCCCAGTGATAAACGGTTAACAGTCTGCGTTTCTACTCAAGTCGGCTGTCCAATGGCTTGTGATTTCTGTGCGACTGGGAAAGGTGGCTATAAGCGTAATCTTACCCGTGCGGAAATTGTTGATCAAGTCCTGACTGTCCAAGAAGATTTTCAAGAACGGGTGAGTAATGTGGTATTCATGGGCATGGGTGAACCATTGTTGAATACGGAAAATGTGATTTCAGCGATTAAATCTATTAATCAAGATATGGGAATTGGGGCGCGATCGCTTACACTATCTACTGTAGGCATCCGCGATCGCATTTTGCAAGTCGCTGCACACCAACTGCAAATTACCCTCGCTGTCAGCCTCCACGCACCCAACCAAGCATTACGGGAACAACTCATTCCCAGTGCTAAACCCTACCCCATAGAAGACTTACTTGCAGAATGTCGAGAATACGTAGAAATAACTGGACGCAGAGTTACCTTTGAATACATACTTCTCGCTGGAGTCAACGACTTACCCGAACACGCCTTAGAACTATCAAAACGTCTGCGAGGATTTCAAAGTCACGTTAACTTAATCCCCTACAATCCCATAGAAGAAGTAGATTACAAAAGACCAACCCGCGACCGAATCGAAGCCTTTGTCAACGTTCTTCAACAACAAAATACCGCCGTCAGTGTCCGTTATTCTCGCGGTTTAGAAGCCGATGCTGCTTGTGGACAATTAAGAACAACAAAAAGGTAA
- a CDS encoding metallophosphoesterase: MHKLLTGALSTEKLTVKIPNLPLSLAGLKLVQMSDFHYDNGLLSEKMLTEAIAVSNAAKPDLVILTGDYVNTIAKPIHQLASRLKNLESRYGVYAILGNHDIYYPNSKLEITNALTNVGINVLWNQIAYPLGEKLPLVGLADFYSREFNPEAIMNQLDSTTPRIVLSHHPDTAEILKKWRVDLQLSGHSHGGQIVIPGRGPAMIYYAKIIKKIPKKILRKLPFLRKTHSILRHWQWSQGLHQVGNNQLYVNRGLGTYFPGRLFCPPEVTIITLEVSP, from the coding sequence ATGCACAAATTATTAACTGGAGCTTTGAGTACAGAAAAATTGACAGTAAAAATCCCCAACTTACCTCTATCACTAGCAGGATTAAAGCTGGTACAAATGTCAGATTTTCACTATGATAATGGTCTATTATCAGAAAAAATGTTAACAGAAGCAATTGCCGTTAGTAATGCCGCAAAACCAGATTTAGTTATTTTAACTGGCGACTACGTTAACACAATCGCTAAACCAATTCACCAACTAGCATCACGACTAAAAAATCTAGAAAGTCGCTATGGTGTCTATGCTATCCTTGGCAATCATGATATTTATTATCCCAATTCAAAATTAGAAATTACAAATGCTTTAACCAATGTGGGGATTAATGTACTTTGGAATCAAATTGCTTACCCCTTGGGAGAAAAATTACCTTTAGTGGGATTAGCGGATTTTTATTCACGAGAATTTAATCCAGAAGCAATTATGAATCAACTCGATTCGACTACACCTCGGATTGTCTTATCTCATCACCCAGATACAGCCGAAATCCTCAAAAAATGGCGAGTAGATTTACAATTATCCGGTCATAGTCACGGTGGACAAATTGTAATTCCTGGTCGGGGACCCGCTATGATTTACTATGCAAAAATAATCAAAAAAATCCCCAAAAAAATTCTTCGTAAATTACCATTTTTACGGAAAACCCATTCTATATTACGCCACTGGCAATGGTCACAGGGTTTACATCAAGTGGGAAATAATCAATTATATGTAAATCGAGGCTTAGGAACTTATTTCCCCGGACGGTTATTTTGTCCACCAGAGGTTACTATTATTACCTTAGAAGTCTCCCCGTAA
- a CDS encoding TldD/PmbA family protein: protein MKLEELSTLEKTFNQLIETLLNKKAEHEHFTVRLSSESSQFTRFNSAKVRQTGCVHDGSIQLTLMANQRSSSRQFPLTGNWDVDWELASTALQELRDELPLLPIDPYLVLPSGNNSSREINTGKLLTPEILVPSILETVTNLDFTGMYAGGIVIRGYGDSSGQKHWFVTDSFNLDYSLFMASGQAVKGTFAGSEWNEAAYLAKINDGKQQIEMLSRPVKELPKGQYKTYFAPAAVAELLGMLSWGAISEADIQQGNSALAALSRQEKQLSPKFTLKENFQSGLVPRFNNLGEIAAPELTLIEKGILINSLVNSRTAKEYNKPANGANGSETLRSPEISLGNLAFEQILPSLDTGLYVSNLHYLNWSDRPSGRITGMTRYACFWVENGEIIAPIANLRFDESLYRFWGAENLVDLTNFQEFIPEVGTYGSRQLGGSLVPGMLVNNFTYTL from the coding sequence ATGAAACTTGAAGAATTATCAACTTTAGAAAAAACTTTTAATCAACTCATCGAAACTCTGCTGAATAAAAAAGCAGAACATGAACATTTCACCGTCAGACTTAGCAGCGAAAGCAGTCAATTTACCCGCTTTAATTCTGCGAAAGTGAGACAAACAGGTTGTGTTCATGATGGTTCGATTCAATTGACCTTAATGGCTAATCAACGCAGTAGTTCTCGTCAGTTTCCCTTGACTGGAAATTGGGACGTAGATTGGGAATTAGCATCCACCGCTTTACAAGAATTACGTGATGAATTACCATTATTACCAATTGATCCTTATTTGGTTTTACCATCAGGAAATAATAGCAGTCGAGAAATTAATACTGGTAAATTATTAACTCCAGAAATATTAGTTCCCAGTATCCTCGAAACTGTGACTAATTTAGATTTTACGGGAATGTATGCTGGAGGAATTGTTATCAGAGGTTATGGTGATTCTAGCGGACAAAAACACTGGTTTGTGACTGATTCATTTAACTTAGATTATTCCTTATTTATGGCATCAGGACAAGCTGTAAAAGGAACTTTTGCCGGAAGTGAATGGAATGAAGCTGCTTATTTAGCTAAAATAAATGATGGGAAACAGCAAATAGAAATGCTATCTCGTCCAGTTAAAGAATTACCCAAAGGACAATATAAAACTTATTTTGCTCCGGCTGCGGTGGCTGAATTATTGGGTATGCTTTCCTGGGGTGCTATCAGTGAAGCTGATATTCAACAAGGTAATAGTGCTTTAGCTGCTTTATCACGTCAAGAAAAACAACTTTCCCCAAAATTCACATTAAAAGAAAATTTTCAAAGTGGTTTAGTTCCCAGATTTAATAATTTGGGAGAAATAGCTGCACCGGAATTAACATTAATTGAAAAAGGGATTTTAATTAATAGCTTAGTTAATTCTCGCACTGCGAAGGAATATAATAAACCTGCTAATGGTGCGAATGGTTCAGAAACATTACGTTCTCCAGAAATCAGCCTTGGTAATTTGGCTTTTGAGCAGATTTTACCCAGTTTAGATACAGGATTATATGTTTCTAATTTACATTATTTGAATTGGAGCGATCGCCCATCTGGCAGAATTACAGGAATGACTCGTTATGCGTGCTTTTGGGTAGAAAACGGCGAAATCATTGCCCCCATAGCCAACCTGCGCTTTGATGAAAGTCTCTATCGTTTTTGGGGTGCAGAAAATCTCGTTGATTTAACCAACTTCCAAGAATTTATTCCCGAAGTCGGAACTTACGGAAGCCGACAATTAGGAGGAAGTTTAGTTCCCGGTATGTTGGTAAACAATTTCACCTATACATTATAA
- a CDS encoding DNA cytosine methyltransferase gives MTVSIATVDLFCGAGGLTHGFEQAGLPVKVGYDIDPACKFPYEHNNKAKFILQDIENLSGSDLAEHFSGSSIKILAGCAPCQPFSNYSRRYNDKQSKWKLLQDFVRLVKESEPDIISMENVLQLKYHAVFQEFIENLANSKYYIEPYEVNCLNYGIPQSRRRLVLLASKFGKINLIPQTHNKERYETVRKTIAYLEPLAAGEQSKTDKLHLCSKLSNLNLKRIRASKPGGTWRDWPPELIAKCHTKKTGKSYSSVYGRMEWDKPGPTITTQCFGFGNGRFGHPEQDRAITLREAALLQTFPANYQFIAPHENLAAISIGRLIGNAVPVKLGEVIGRSILEHLQ, from the coding sequence ATGACTGTCAGTATTGCTACTGTGGATTTATTTTGTGGTGCTGGAGGACTAACTCATGGATTTGAGCAAGCAGGTCTTCCGGTAAAAGTTGGGTATGATATTGATCCTGCCTGTAAGTTTCCTTATGAACATAATAACAAAGCGAAGTTTATATTACAAGATATAGAGAATCTTAGCGGTTCTGATTTAGCAGAGCATTTTTCTGGAAGCAGTATAAAAATCTTAGCAGGATGTGCGCCTTGTCAACCATTCTCTAATTATTCAAGACGTTATAATGACAAACAATCTAAATGGAAACTTTTACAAGATTTTGTCCGTTTAGTCAAAGAATCTGAACCAGATATCATTTCTATGGAAAATGTGCTTCAGTTAAAATATCATGCAGTTTTTCAGGAATTTATTGAGAATTTAGCAAATTCAAAGTATTATATCGAGCCTTATGAAGTTAATTGTCTAAATTACGGAATCCCTCAATCTCGAAGACGTTTAGTTTTACTTGCTTCAAAATTTGGTAAAATCAATTTAATTCCACAAACTCATAATAAAGAAAGATACGAAACGGTTAGAAAAACTATTGCATATTTAGAACCACTAGCTGCGGGTGAACAATCTAAAACTGATAAACTCCATTTATGCAGCAAATTGTCTAACCTTAATCTTAAACGTATTCGGGCTTCAAAACCTGGAGGAACTTGGCGAGATTGGCCTCCAGAATTAATTGCTAAATGTCATACAAAAAAGACTGGTAAAAGTTATTCTAGTGTATATGGTCGCATGGAATGGGACAAACCTGGACCCACTATCACAACACAATGTTTTGGCTTTGGTAATGGTAGATTTGGACATCCTGAACAAGATAGAGCTATTACATTGAGAGAAGCAGCATTACTACAAACTTTTCCAGCAAATTACCAATTCATAGCTCCTCATGAAAATTTAGCAGCTATTTCTATAGGAAGATTAATTGGTAATGCTGTTCCTGTTAAATTGGGAGAAGTTATAGGGAGGAGTATTTTGGAGCATCTCCAATAA
- a CDS encoding AAA family ATPase, which produces MKLHSLEIKNFRAINDISLDFTDLLSRPRPINLIVGPNGSGKTSILDAIHVVVKVFENPKTPSLREGLEYNVQQLVRCRGNIAQIAFEYSIERDEAEAINDVYSSLELDQNFDLSNPVPPLESPAKVIWYYPNRKLNTKNLCDYDISPGNSIKVLGARGRASQAISKNRQTSQIFDRIGGVCYLDQRRTVRLFKSFNKQNQEDQNAHSDVLLWLNQYYRKDLTWNEEKYGESYWKRVQRLFNKICFPSELIGLESGPDSDTVILKRKSVEYDLLQMSSGEHQILRILVGLAADTAKNSIVLIDEVELHLHPAWQKRLIQVLRKDESNNQYIFTTHSPTVAEMFYDSEIINLGELEEK; this is translated from the coding sequence ATGAAACTACACTCCTTGGAAATAAAAAACTTTCGTGCTATTAACGATATCTCTTTAGATTTTACCGATTTACTTAGTCGTCCTCGACCTATAAATTTAATTGTTGGTCCTAATGGTTCTGGGAAAACTTCCATTTTAGATGCCATTCATGTTGTAGTTAAAGTCTTTGAAAATCCAAAAACTCCATCCTTAAGAGAAGGTTTAGAATATAATGTGCAACAATTAGTTAGATGTAGAGGAAATATAGCTCAAATTGCATTTGAATATTCTATTGAAAGAGATGAAGCTGAAGCTATTAATGATGTTTATTCATCACTTGAATTAGACCAAAACTTTGATTTATCAAACCCAGTTCCACCTTTAGAAAGTCCAGCAAAAGTTATTTGGTATTATCCAAATAGAAAACTAAATACAAAGAATTTATGTGATTATGATATTTCACCTGGAAATTCTATTAAAGTTTTAGGTGCAAGAGGTAGAGCTTCTCAGGCAATATCTAAAAATCGTCAAACTTCACAAATATTTGATAGAATTGGCGGAGTTTGCTATTTAGATCAAAGACGTACTGTAAGATTATTTAAGAGTTTTAATAAACAAAATCAGGAAGATCAAAATGCACATAGCGATGTTTTATTATGGTTAAATCAATATTACCGTAAAGATTTAACATGGAACGAGGAAAAATATGGTGAATCGTATTGGAAAAGAGTTCAAAGATTATTTAATAAAATTTGTTTTCCTTCAGAATTAATAGGTTTAGAGTCAGGTCCCGATTCTGATACTGTGATTCTCAAAAGAAAGAGTGTAGAATATGATTTATTACAAATGAGTTCAGGAGAACATCAAATTTTAAGAATTTTAGTTGGTTTAGCAGCAGATACCGCTAAAAATTCTATTGTTCTTATTGACGAAGTTGAACTACATTTACATCCTGCTTGGCAAAAAAGATTAATTCAAGTTTTACGAAAGGATGAATCAAATAATCAATATATTTTCACCACCCATTCTCCAACTGTGGCAGAAATGTTTTATGATTCGGAAATTATTAATTTGGGTGAGTTGGAAGAAAAATAA
- a CDS encoding helix-turn-helix transcriptional regulator: MAKTLHAIFQAIANVQNEQELKLALMDTIGDHFAVQHWGIDLLDDQLDTQIEIPEIPAVCLEANPIGRYVVERHAPTHEQLILSPEDWKNYCTRHEHVMTGPIVCNGQLVGTLNFARDPGSQPFDSNDLADLSAVCLHLSAKMATLQAQPKTFASAGNCPLTARELEIARLVAQGLTNGEIAVKLWITQNSVKQALKRMFRKLDVSTRAEMVAKLQDRLVSS; this comes from the coding sequence ATGGCTAAAACTCTCCACGCCATTTTCCAAGCGATCGCCAATGTCCAAAATGAGCAAGAATTAAAACTAGCTCTCATGGATACCATTGGCGACCATTTTGCAGTACAACATTGGGGTATTGATCTCCTAGATGACCAATTAGATACTCAAATTGAAATTCCCGAAATTCCCGCTGTCTGCTTAGAAGCTAACCCTATTGGGCGCTATGTTGTTGAACGTCACGCCCCCACCCATGAGCAATTAATTTTATCCCCGGAAGACTGGAAAAACTATTGCACTCGTCACGAACACGTAATGACTGGTCCTATAGTTTGTAATGGTCAATTAGTGGGGACTTTAAACTTTGCTCGTGACCCCGGAAGTCAGCCTTTTGATAGTAATGATTTAGCTGATTTAAGTGCAGTTTGTTTACATTTGTCGGCGAAAATGGCCACACTCCAAGCACAACCAAAAACCTTTGCATCTGCTGGTAATTGTCCCCTGACAGCGCGGGAATTAGAAATTGCCAGATTAGTAGCCCAAGGTTTAACTAATGGGGAAATAGCCGTTAAATTATGGATTACTCAAAATTCTGTCAAGCAAGCTTTAAAAAGGATGTTCCGTAAATTAGACGTTTCCACTCGTGCGGAAATGGTAGCAAAACTACAAGATAGATTAGTTTCCTCATAG